A portion of the Bdellovibrio bacteriovorus genome contains these proteins:
- a CDS encoding phosphoenolpyruvate carboxylase, whose amino-acid sequence MEKTLSKELTGLVDWAVTALGDIIRIELGERGFQRIEKIRKFVKSSEGQKLRGLMKLKKDLDKLSAAERFHIAHSFALMLEIINCCEAAYRTYRLKQEEYQIDRESHRFGRIIHVLTAHPTESRSADAIYYFRKIQELLERRLEKAQDQDLEELKSYLSWSWRLPMSKQRKPSVMDEAEYIYSLALDKDVVDLYIEQYKSGQPFYIRTWVGGDKDGHPGVDEKSMLGSLRLSRLSIIRWMENKWDALQQDIVPLAHTSHQDRKKTQSLLKEIAKAKAELKKLKALKMGDAQRVQKWVKGVDDIQKSYTLNFRQKSALLNDIVTCAKVFPGLVVPLEIREDSNLVHQALKASPASFAISRMLKTLDKISPNHDPRFYVRGFILSQTESENDIIAGIQLVKRYMREPRLPVVPLFESAHSLENSEDIITALLKDVRRRALIKKYWSSKIEIMVGYSDSAKENGSWPSRYLIATGIRGLEKLIQSKKFIPIFFHGSGGSIERGGGSVQEQTEWWPLTALETVKMTVQGETIYRNYAASEILKRQLQRFAEARDNQKKTTMSRGAETHLHRLAMSVQNSYRSILQEPNFLELIELATPYTFMKDLRLGSRPAKRQGTVDLKSLRAIPWVMCWTQTRSLFPTWWGVGSFWDGLSRKEKAQFRKIFKESSLFRTYIKALGFTLEKVEIDVFGLYLFESKLPQDVAQDFYDRFKKELSLCRKAMKEITGAESLLWYRPWLETSISLRSPLIHPLNVLQLLALRDHDVPLLRESVTGIASGMLTTG is encoded by the coding sequence ATGGAAAAAACGCTTTCAAAAGAGTTAACGGGTTTAGTGGACTGGGCGGTCACCGCTTTGGGTGATATTATTCGCATTGAGTTGGGCGAACGAGGATTTCAAAGAATAGAAAAAATCAGGAAGTTCGTTAAATCTTCTGAAGGACAAAAGCTTCGGGGACTGATGAAGCTTAAAAAGGATTTAGATAAACTAAGCGCCGCTGAAAGATTTCATATCGCTCATTCCTTTGCGTTGATGTTAGAAATAATTAACTGTTGTGAAGCGGCTTATCGTACCTATCGTTTAAAACAAGAAGAATATCAAATAGACCGCGAGTCTCATCGATTTGGCCGAATCATTCATGTTCTTACCGCGCATCCCACCGAATCGCGAAGTGCCGATGCGATTTATTATTTTCGAAAAATCCAAGAGCTTTTAGAAAGACGCCTAGAAAAAGCGCAAGATCAAGATTTAGAAGAATTGAAATCTTATCTAAGTTGGTCATGGCGCCTGCCGATGTCTAAGCAGCGAAAGCCCAGCGTTATGGATGAGGCGGAATACATTTATTCCTTGGCCTTAGATAAAGATGTCGTGGATCTTTATATCGAACAGTATAAAAGTGGCCAGCCATTTTATATTCGCACATGGGTGGGCGGCGATAAAGATGGTCATCCGGGTGTGGATGAAAAGTCCATGCTGGGCAGCCTGCGTTTGTCCCGATTAAGCATCATCCGCTGGATGGAAAATAAGTGGGATGCGTTACAACAAGATATCGTCCCCCTTGCGCATACCAGCCATCAGGACCGAAAAAAAACGCAAAGTCTGCTTAAAGAAATTGCCAAGGCAAAAGCAGAGTTAAAAAAATTAAAAGCACTGAAGATGGGGGATGCCCAGCGAGTGCAAAAGTGGGTCAAAGGCGTTGACGATATTCAAAAATCTTACACTTTAAATTTCCGTCAGAAATCAGCTCTTTTAAATGATATTGTCACTTGCGCGAAGGTATTTCCTGGTTTGGTGGTTCCCTTAGAAATTCGTGAAGACAGTAATCTTGTTCATCAAGCACTTAAAGCGAGCCCCGCATCTTTTGCTATTTCCAGAATGCTAAAAACTTTGGATAAGATTTCACCCAACCATGATCCAAGATTTTATGTGCGCGGATTTATTTTAAGCCAAACAGAATCAGAAAACGACATAATCGCGGGGATTCAATTGGTTAAAAGGTATATGCGTGAGCCTCGCTTGCCGGTGGTGCCGTTATTCGAAAGTGCGCATTCGCTGGAAAACAGCGAAGATATCATCACGGCCCTGTTAAAAGATGTGCGCCGCCGGGCCTTGATTAAAAAATATTGGTCATCGAAAATTGAAATCATGGTGGGGTATTCAGACTCGGCTAAAGAAAATGGTTCTTGGCCTTCGCGCTATCTTATTGCCACCGGTATTCGCGGGTTAGAAAAACTAATTCAATCTAAAAAGTTCATTCCGATTTTTTTCCACGGTTCTGGGGGAAGTATTGAACGGGGAGGAGGCTCTGTCCAAGAGCAAACCGAGTGGTGGCCACTAACGGCGTTAGAAACGGTTAAGATGACTGTCCAAGGTGAAACCATTTATCGGAATTACGCAGCGTCTGAAATTCTTAAACGGCAATTGCAAAGATTTGCCGAAGCTCGTGACAATCAAAAAAAGACGACGATGTCGCGAGGAGCGGAAACTCATTTGCATCGTCTGGCAATGTCGGTACAAAACTCGTATCGAAGCATTTTGCAGGAACCGAATTTTTTAGAACTGATCGAATTGGCGACACCATATACTTTTATGAAAGATTTGCGTTTGGGATCACGGCCCGCAAAACGCCAGGGAACGGTGGATTTAAAAAGTCTGCGTGCGATTCCCTGGGTGATGTGCTGGACCCAGACACGATCTCTTTTTCCCACCTGGTGGGGAGTAGGGTCTTTTTGGGATGGGCTGAGCCGCAAAGAAAAAGCTCAATTTCGAAAGATCTTTAAAGAGTCCTCGCTATTTAGAACATATATTAAGGCACTGGGATTCACGTTAGAAAAAGTTGAAATCGACGTCTTTGGGCTTTATCTTTTTGAATCGAAACTTCCGCAAGACGTGGCGCAGGATTTTTATGACCGATTTAAAAAGGAACTGAGTCTTTGTCGTAAAGCGATGAAAGAGATCACGGGGGCAGAAAGTTTACTTTGGTACAGGCCTTGGCTAGAGACCAGTATTTCACTGCGATCGCCGCTGATCCACCCCTTGAACGTATTGCAATTACTGGCTTTGCGGGATCATGACGTGCCCTTGTTGCGTGAGTCTGTAACGGGTATTGCCAGTGGAATGTTGACCACAGGCTGA
- a CDS encoding Ku protein — protein sequence MRSNIWKGSISFGLLNIPVSLQSAQQDKDLHFSMLDSKDMAHIKYKKVNAKTGREVQQKQIVKGYEYKPGQYVTITDADFEKANTKATKTIDIEDFVLLEEIDTMMFEKPYYIAPQKGAEKGYFLLRDALEKTKKVAIAKIVIRTKQHLAAILSKGDYLVLELLRFAHEMKDVNEVNYLSEVNKRVRFSERELKMAEDLIKGMTAKWKPDKYKDTYYDDMMKRIKAKVKQGRGQKVEEVEEVEDIEESSNVVDLLPLLRKSLQEREGGGRKKASTRRKAPAQRRA from the coding sequence ATGCGATCAAATATCTGGAAGGGCTCCATCAGCTTTGGCCTTTTAAATATCCCCGTCAGTCTGCAATCAGCGCAACAAGATAAAGACCTTCATTTTTCGATGTTAGATTCGAAAGATATGGCCCATATAAAATACAAAAAAGTGAACGCCAAAACGGGTCGCGAAGTTCAACAAAAACAAATCGTAAAGGGTTATGAATATAAGCCCGGTCAATATGTGACCATCACCGATGCAGACTTTGAAAAGGCGAACACCAAAGCCACCAAAACCATCGATATCGAAGATTTTGTTCTATTAGAAGAAATCGACACCATGATGTTTGAAAAGCCTTATTACATTGCGCCTCAAAAAGGCGCAGAAAAAGGATATTTCCTTTTAAGAGACGCCTTAGAGAAAACCAAAAAAGTCGCTATTGCTAAAATCGTGATCCGCACTAAACAGCATTTAGCGGCCATTTTGTCTAAGGGTGATTACCTAGTTTTAGAACTTTTGCGTTTCGCCCATGAAATGAAAGATGTAAATGAAGTAAATTATCTTTCAGAGGTTAATAAGCGCGTTCGCTTTTCGGAGCGTGAGCTAAAAATGGCCGAAGACCTGATCAAAGGAATGACGGCTAAGTGGAAGCCCGACAAATATAAGGACACCTATTACGACGACATGATGAAACGAATCAAAGCCAAAGTAAAACAAGGCCGCGGTCAAAAAGTCGAAGAAGTCGAGGAGGTGGAAGATATCGAAGAATCATCCAATGTGGTGGATTTATTGCCACTGCTACGTAAAAGTCTGCAAGAGCGCGAGGGTGGCGGAAGAAAAAAAGCCTCTACTCGTCGTAAAGCCCCTGCGCAAAGGAGAGCTTAA
- a CDS encoding L-threonylcarbamoyladenylate synthase, whose product MGMTQDIAKAKNILDEGGVIGLPTETVYGLAARIDIPSAIEKIFKTKERPFFDPLIVHVSSMAQAQKVAAYWGPVTEILAQAFWPGPLTLVLPKGSSVNPMITSGLESVGIRMPAHPVALEILNKVGTPLAAPSANKFGKTSPTSAAHVRTEFGKEDVFVVNGGDCNIGIESTVLSVKENGREAVLSILRKGHILRSDLEKVLNTKNISYQFVETTDKKESPGHMKHHYMPPVPFIVCKDSKRPLASILQEVNQQLAKLPDEIESIKIVKPKEGLKTITALKLDNDPVLASREFYAKLREAAAAGSDGILFYQESFHDGERWEPLFDRLNKAASLILN is encoded by the coding sequence ATGGGAATGACCCAAGATATTGCCAAAGCAAAAAACATTCTGGATGAGGGAGGCGTTATCGGCCTTCCCACCGAAACCGTTTATGGCTTGGCCGCGCGTATCGACATTCCCTCGGCCATCGAAAAGATCTTTAAAACCAAAGAACGACCTTTTTTTGATCCCTTGATTGTGCACGTTTCATCCATGGCTCAAGCCCAAAAAGTGGCCGCTTACTGGGGGCCGGTGACGGAAATCTTGGCGCAAGCTTTTTGGCCGGGTCCTTTGACGCTTGTTTTACCTAAAGGATCGTCGGTAAACCCCATGATCACCTCAGGCCTTGAAAGTGTTGGTATTCGCATGCCCGCGCACCCGGTGGCTTTAGAGATTTTAAACAAAGTCGGAACACCGCTGGCGGCTCCAAGTGCGAATAAGTTTGGTAAAACTTCGCCAACATCTGCGGCCCATGTACGAACGGAATTTGGAAAAGAAGATGTTTTTGTCGTCAATGGCGGGGATTGCAATATCGGGATTGAGTCCACTGTATTGTCCGTTAAAGAAAATGGGCGTGAAGCTGTGCTTTCCATTTTACGCAAAGGTCATATCTTAAGATCTGATCTTGAAAAGGTCTTAAACACTAAGAACATTTCTTATCAATTTGTGGAAACGACAGACAAAAAGGAATCCCCCGGCCATATGAAGCATCATTATATGCCGCCGGTGCCTTTTATCGTCTGTAAGGATTCAAAGCGTCCGTTAGCAAGCATCCTGCAAGAAGTGAATCAACAGTTGGCAAAGCTGCCAGATGAAATCGAAAGTATTAAAATCGTAAAGCCTAAAGAAGGTTTAAAAACAATCACCGCTTTAAAGCTGGATAACGATCCGGTTCTCGCGTCTAGGGAATTTTACGCCAAACTTCGTGAAGCGGCCGCCGCTGGAAGTGATGGCATTCTATTTTACCAAGAGTCCTTTCATGATGGGGAACGATGGGAACCCCTGTTTGATCGCTTAAATAAAGCGGCGTCCTTGATTTTGAACTAG
- a CDS encoding GNAT family N-acetyltransferase: MINAIASASGRVSSNIQSFYQLRSNRIHKFKAKIEIQSEVGPFEIKTATNVDELKEALALRYEVFHREMQGKTRLRGFDVDKYDFDCDHLIIKEKRTNQIIGTYRLNCSLFTDSFYTSKEFLMNEILQQPGVKLELGRACIHKDFRRGVLVSLLWRGIAEYMAASDAKMLFGCATVMTDDPRDAALLTRYFEEENRIMAGLRTRPTLAYTMPMLNYFMNEIRSPLTETQRAEAENLLPPLCRAYVKIGAAIGGEPAWDQEFQCIDFLTILQREDLNRTLWKKFKL; the protein is encoded by the coding sequence ATGATTAACGCCATTGCTTCAGCCAGCGGTCGAGTGTCTTCAAATATCCAGTCATTTTACCAACTGCGCTCCAATCGTATTCATAAGTTTAAGGCGAAGATTGAAATTCAATCCGAGGTTGGGCCTTTTGAAATTAAGACCGCGACGAATGTGGATGAGCTTAAAGAAGCCTTGGCTCTTCGTTACGAAGTTTTTCACCGCGAGATGCAAGGCAAAACCCGACTGCGCGGCTTTGATGTGGATAAGTATGACTTTGACTGTGATCACTTAATTATCAAAGAAAAGCGCACCAATCAAATCATCGGTACTTACCGATTGAACTGCTCTTTATTCACGGACAGCTTTTATACTTCTAAAGAGTTTTTGATGAATGAGATTCTTCAGCAGCCGGGCGTAAAGCTTGAGCTGGGGCGTGCTTGCATTCATAAAGATTTCCGTCGCGGGGTTTTGGTTTCCTTATTATGGCGCGGAATTGCGGAATACATGGCCGCTAGTGACGCCAAAATGCTATTTGGTTGTGCCACTGTAATGACGGATGATCCCCGAGATGCTGCTTTATTAACTCGCTATTTCGAAGAAGAAAACAGAATCATGGCGGGATTGCGTACTCGCCCTACGTTGGCTTATACGATGCCCATGCTAAATTATTTTATGAACGAAATTCGCAGCCCTCTCACGGAGACTCAGAGAGCGGAAGCGGAAAATCTTTTACCACCGTTATGTCGGGCTTACGTTAAAATAGGCGCCGCCATCGGGGGCGAGCCAGCATGGGATCAAGAATTTCAATGTATTGATTTCCTGACTATCTTACAGCGTGAAGATCTCAACCGAACGCTGTGGAAAAAATTTAAACTTTAG
- the ligD gene encoding DNA ligase D has protein sequence MPIQEYNRKRNFKATPEPKGGTKSKKNARKETPRMFVVQEHHASHLHYDFRLELNGVLKSWAVPKGPSLDPKTKRLAVEVEDHPLEYGSFEGIIPEGNYGAGHVHIWDTGVWTPVGSPRAGLAKGHLEFELKGKKLHGRWMLLRTNRGGSKAQWLLVKRTDEYAQAGHEVEPIATDDDAGNLDQVWQSNRKAKGSKKVQASAKPKKAVQKKSGARKAPPKFIDPQLAVLVKEVPQGEKWVHETKFDGYRTQARVQGEDISLYSRSGLNWTNKYPRIAKALENLAADNAVLDGEIVWVEETGRTDFQKLQNALKTSDTSRIVYYIFDLLFVDGEDLRDKPLWERKEKLKTLLGETKSSLLRMSDHIEGHGQELLDAACEHHLEGIISKNIDSTYVSARTSDWVKVKCHKQQEFVIGGFSAGEGSRGALGSLLLGVYEGKKLRYAGKVGTGFTETSLNDVYKKLKKREIKESPFDLKSPRERNLHWVKPELVAEVTFANWTSDEVLRQAVFHGLREDKNPVEIHVEKEKVAPKLLAKTKGSKKEVSTKKAKTAKKTIAPAEDVAITNPEKIVFRKEKITKRDLAEYYQMITPLILPYVEDRPLNLLRCPDEAGKNCFFQKHMTGKATDNMIPVRIKEKSGTKTYLTVETAEGIADLVQMRAFEIHVWGSKAGHLEHPDQIVMDFDPGPGTSWKDTVKAAFDLKKILDKLDLKSFVKVSGGKGIHVQVPIAPIYSWDQVKDFSKALGEEMARRDDIYTVSIAKANRNGKIFVDYLRNGRGATAVAPYAVRMREQSAVAMPISWDELKKLKAANFFDLKTAITFLKKRKKDPWQGYTDLQQKISILKPNVR, from the coding sequence ATGCCGATTCAGGAATATAATCGCAAAAGAAATTTCAAGGCGACCCCCGAACCTAAGGGCGGAACAAAGTCAAAAAAGAATGCCCGGAAGGAAACTCCAAGAATGTTTGTGGTGCAAGAACACCATGCCTCACACCTGCATTATGATTTCAGGCTGGAATTAAATGGCGTTTTAAAAAGTTGGGCAGTACCGAAGGGCCCCTCTTTGGATCCAAAAACAAAACGCCTGGCCGTGGAGGTCGAAGATCATCCTTTAGAATACGGATCATTTGAAGGAATTATTCCCGAGGGAAATTATGGTGCGGGTCATGTGCATATCTGGGATACCGGAGTTTGGACGCCGGTGGGAAGTCCGCGTGCGGGTTTAGCCAAAGGACATTTAGAATTTGAATTAAAGGGAAAAAAGCTGCACGGACGGTGGATGCTACTTCGTACCAATCGCGGTGGCAGTAAGGCACAGTGGTTGCTGGTGAAGCGCACCGACGAATATGCTCAAGCGGGGCACGAGGTTGAACCCATCGCTACGGACGACGATGCTGGGAATCTGGATCAAGTCTGGCAAAGCAACCGTAAAGCAAAAGGATCAAAAAAAGTTCAAGCGTCGGCTAAGCCCAAAAAGGCGGTCCAAAAAAAGTCGGGGGCGCGAAAAGCGCCTCCCAAATTCATCGATCCTCAGCTCGCGGTCCTCGTTAAAGAAGTTCCCCAAGGTGAAAAATGGGTTCATGAAACAAAGTTTGATGGCTATCGCACGCAAGCTCGCGTGCAAGGGGAGGATATATCTCTTTACAGTCGCAGTGGTCTTAATTGGACAAATAAATATCCACGTATCGCCAAGGCCCTAGAAAATTTGGCTGCGGACAATGCCGTTTTAGACGGTGAAATCGTGTGGGTGGAAGAAACAGGGCGTACCGACTTTCAAAAATTGCAAAATGCGCTAAAGACCTCGGACACAAGCCGTATCGTTTATTATATTTTTGATTTACTTTTTGTGGACGGCGAAGACTTGCGAGATAAACCTCTTTGGGAGCGGAAAGAAAAACTAAAAACGCTGCTTGGTGAAACTAAGAGTTCCCTTTTAAGGATGAGTGACCATATCGAAGGACACGGCCAAGAACTTTTAGATGCCGCCTGCGAACATCATCTTGAAGGAATCATTTCCAAAAATATCGACAGCACCTATGTCTCTGCCCGCACCAGTGATTGGGTGAAAGTAAAATGTCATAAGCAGCAAGAATTTGTGATCGGCGGATTTTCCGCTGGTGAGGGTTCGCGTGGCGCTCTGGGTTCCCTCTTGCTAGGAGTCTACGAAGGAAAAAAACTTCGTTACGCGGGTAAGGTCGGAACAGGCTTTACCGAAACCTCGTTGAATGATGTCTATAAAAAATTGAAGAAACGTGAAATTAAAGAGTCCCCTTTTGATTTAAAATCACCGCGAGAAAGAAATCTGCACTGGGTAAAACCAGAACTGGTCGCCGAGGTGACCTTCGCCAATTGGACCAGTGATGAAGTTTTACGACAAGCCGTCTTTCACGGACTCAGAGAGGATAAAAACCCTGTGGAAATTCATGTGGAAAAAGAAAAGGTCGCGCCGAAACTTTTAGCGAAAACAAAGGGATCAAAAAAAGAAGTAAGTACAAAAAAGGCGAAAACGGCGAAAAAGACAATAGCGCCAGCGGAAGATGTCGCCATCACCAATCCAGAAAAAATAGTCTTTAGAAAAGAAAAGATCACCAAGCGGGATCTGGCGGAGTACTACCAAATGATCACTCCGTTGATTTTGCCTTACGTCGAAGACCGTCCCTTAAATCTTTTGCGCTGTCCGGACGAGGCCGGCAAAAACTGCTTTTTTCAAAAACATATGACTGGCAAGGCCACCGACAATATGATCCCGGTACGTATTAAAGAAAAAAGCGGAACGAAAACATATCTGACGGTAGAAACGGCAGAGGGGATTGCGGACCTGGTACAAATGCGCGCCTTTGAAATTCACGTCTGGGGGTCTAAGGCCGGTCATTTAGAGCATCCCGACCAGATCGTGATGGATTTTGACCCGGGCCCGGGCACTTCCTGGAAAGATACGGTCAAGGCGGCTTTTGATCTAAAAAAAATACTGGATAAATTAGATCTGAAAAGCTTCGTGAAAGTTTCTGGTGGTAAGGGAATTCACGTGCAAGTACCCATTGCACCGATTTATTCTTGGGATCAGGTCAAAGATTTTTCCAAGGCTTTAGGTGAAGAAATGGCCCGTCGCGACGACATCTATACGGTGTCGATCGCTAAAGCCAACCGGAATGGAAAGATCTTTGTGGATTATCTTCGTAACGGCCGCGGTGCCACGGCAGTGGCCCCTTATGCTGTGCGGATGCGAGAACAAAGTGCGGTGGCGATGCCGATAAGCTGGGATGAACTTAAAAAGCTTAAAGCAGCTAATTTCTTTGATCTTAAGACGGCAATAACATTTTTGAAAAAACGTAAAAAAGACCCTTGGCAAGGTTATACTGACCTTCAACAAAAGATCTCGATTCTTAAACCGAATGTGAGATAG